A single Ziziphus jujuba cultivar Dongzao chromosome 11, ASM3175591v1 DNA region contains:
- the LOC107422454 gene encoding probable ubiquitin-conjugating enzyme E2 26 isoform X1: MEPPSLSNSVPSNSKKRLISGTMDSDVVEIPPPMTRTLKMLKNKEVTMHDVIEIDKDDDCSDVIFIDERGDKNNKGKAVKTVSNGNHDHQTEEAIANNLFGTSIAEALGLNGVESSKSSARSSHNFINLDDHSSDLSNDDDDYIDLCSEEFMDVDEYSMLQAHFDNVDIPSGIEAPIPWFSDPLQTKKPVTGSSSVHTRSQTESDAVGPHGIKSSSSLRLSETGHFSKMSIPMSNSSLHIHVDGASHSPGMLPHSAQYKNKSASFQHKGSAPNLSLGVESSKSTWLKPFQRKKKPVSSSSSNYNSISQLDAMKLPSGVEPSYWGQNVSDTVKKQGAANNLYASSLLLHTDTLNYAPGVISQPRLSPFVNHTAHSSFFQPLNSAYHPQDSDMSWGVDYVHAQRDAATVGSSTNNVQTFSSMDKDEILQRFRLFKQFDTVEDHSDHHYAGKGSSTKHPSKNWAKRIQEEWRILEKDLPDTIFVRVYESRMDLLRAVIVGAEGTPYHDGLFFFDVFFPSGYPNVPPQVHYHSGGLRINPNLYNCGKVCLSLLNTWSGNKNEKWLPGVSTMLQVLVSIQGLILNPKPFFNEPGYARMSGSPNGEIQSQQYNENTFILSLKTMVYIIRRPPKHFEELVMGHFYNRSRDILVACRAYMDGAQVGCLVKGGVQDVDEGDKSCSKTFQNSLPSVVQMLIKEFSQIGAPKDCEGDKVSTPTVNGNEHTNNLSQVAT, from the exons ATGGAGCCGCCGTCGTTATCCAATTCCGTCCCTAGCAATTCTaa GAAGCGATTGATTTCAGGGACTATGGATTCCGATGTCGTTGAAATCCCGCCTCCGATGACTCGGACTCTAAAAATGCTCAAAAATAAAGAG GTCACTATGCATGATGTGATTGAAATTGATAAGGATGACGATTGTTCCGATGTAATATTCATTGATGAAAGAGGTGACAAAAATAACAAAGGAAAGGCAGTAAAGACAGTTTCTAATGGTAATCATGATCATCAAACTGAG GAAGCTATTGCCAACAATTTATTTGGAACCTCTATTGCGGAAGCACTTGGATTAAATGGAGTTGAATCTTCTAAGAGTTCTGCTCGATCATCGCATAATTTTATCAACCTAGATGATCACAGTTCTGATCTATCTAATGATGACGATGATTATATTGATCTTTGTTCTGAGGAGTTTATGGATGTTGATGAATACTCCATGTTGCAAGCTCACTTTGATAATGTGGATATTCCTTCTGGAATAGAAGCAccaatcccttggttttcagaTCCTCTGCAAACTAAGAAGCCAGTTACTGGAAGTAGTTCTGTACATACCAGGAGTCAAACAGAATCAGATGCTGTTGGTCCTCATGGGATCAAGTCATCTTCATCTTTACGGTTATCAGAGACTGGTCATTTCAGCAAAATGTCAATCCCTATGAGCAATTCAAGCTTGCATATCCACGTGGATGGAGCAAGTCACTCTCCTGGAATGCTTCCACACTCTGCCCAATATAAAAACAAGTCAGCGTCTTTTCAACATAAGGGGTCTGCTCCAAATCTTTCACTTGGAGTAGAATCCTCTAAATCTACGTGGTTAAAACCTTTCCAGCGCAAGAAAAAACCAGTTTCAAGTAGTTCAAGTAACTATAATTCTATTAGTCAATTGGATGCAATGAAGCTCCCTTCTGGAGTAGAGCCATCTTACTGGGGACAAAATGTTTCTGACACTGTAAAGAAACAAGGTGCagcaaataatttatatgcttCAAGTTTGCTTTTGCATACAGACACATTAAATTATGCTCCTGGAGTAATTTCTCAACCGCGGCTGTCAccttttgttaaccatactgcTCATTCAAGTTTTTTCCAACCGTTGAATTCTGCATACCATCCTCAAGATTCAGATATGTCATGGGGTGTGGATTATGTGCATGCTCAGAGGGATGCTGCTACTGTAGGTAGTTCAACAAACAATGTTCAAACTTTTTCTAGCATGGACAAAGATGAAATTCTACAGAGGTTTAGGCtttttaaacaatttgataCTGTGGAAGATCATTCGGATCATCACTATGCTGGCAAAGGTTCTTCAACTAAACAT CCATCAAAGAATTGGGCAAAGCGGATACAGGAGGAGTGGAGAATTCTAGAGAAGGATTTGCCTG ATACTATATTTGTGAGGGTTTATGAGTCAAGGATGGATCTCTTAAGAGCTGTGATTGTTGGAGCTGAGGGTACTCCCTACCATGATGGTCTCTTCTTCTTTGATGTTTTCTTCCCCAGTGGGTACCCCAATGTACCGCCG CAAGTCCACTACCATTCAGGTGGGCTTCGAATAAATCCAAATTTGTATAATTGTGGAAAAGTATGCCTCAGTCTGCTTAATACCTGGTCTGGCAACAAGAATGAGAAGTGGCTCCCTGGGGTATCAACCATGCTACAAGTTCTGGTCTCCATACAGGGTCTGATCTTGAATCCAAAACCCTTCTTTAATGAGCCTGGATATGCACGGATGAGTGGATCACCAAATGGTGAAATACAATCTCAGCAGTACAATGAAAATACATTTATTCTATCTCTGAAAACAATGGTGTACATAATCAGGAGACCTCCAAAG CATTTTGAGGAGCTCGTTATGGGGCATTTTTACAACCGTTCCCGCGATATTTTGGTGGCATGTAGAGCATATATGGATGGTGCTCAAGTAGGTTGTCTGGTGAAAGGTGGGGTTCAGGATGTTGATGAGGGCGACAAGAGCTGCTCAAAGACTTTCCAGAATTCTTTGCCTTCTGTTGTTCAAATGCTTATCAAAGAATTTTCTCAAATTGGAGCTCCTAAGGA
- the LOC107422454 gene encoding probable ubiquitin-conjugating enzyme E2 26 isoform X2 yields MHDVIEIDKDDDCSDVIFIDERGDKNNKGKAVKTVSNGNHDHQTEEAIANNLFGTSIAEALGLNGVESSKSSARSSHNFINLDDHSSDLSNDDDDYIDLCSEEFMDVDEYSMLQAHFDNVDIPSGIEAPIPWFSDPLQTKKPVTGSSSVHTRSQTESDAVGPHGIKSSSSLRLSETGHFSKMSIPMSNSSLHIHVDGASHSPGMLPHSAQYKNKSASFQHKGSAPNLSLGVESSKSTWLKPFQRKKKPVSSSSSNYNSISQLDAMKLPSGVEPSYWGQNVSDTVKKQGAANNLYASSLLLHTDTLNYAPGVISQPRLSPFVNHTAHSSFFQPLNSAYHPQDSDMSWGVDYVHAQRDAATVGSSTNNVQTFSSMDKDEILQRFRLFKQFDTVEDHSDHHYAGKGSSTKHPSKNWAKRIQEEWRILEKDLPDTIFVRVYESRMDLLRAVIVGAEGTPYHDGLFFFDVFFPSGYPNVPPQVHYHSGGLRINPNLYNCGKVCLSLLNTWSGNKNEKWLPGVSTMLQVLVSIQGLILNPKPFFNEPGYARMSGSPNGEIQSQQYNENTFILSLKTMVYIIRRPPKHFEELVMGHFYNRSRDILVACRAYMDGAQVGCLVKGGVQDVDEGDKSCSKTFQNSLPSVVQMLIKEFSQIGAPKDCEGDKVSTPTVNGNEHTNNLSQVAT; encoded by the exons ATGCATGATGTGATTGAAATTGATAAGGATGACGATTGTTCCGATGTAATATTCATTGATGAAAGAGGTGACAAAAATAACAAAGGAAAGGCAGTAAAGACAGTTTCTAATGGTAATCATGATCATCAAACTGAG GAAGCTATTGCCAACAATTTATTTGGAACCTCTATTGCGGAAGCACTTGGATTAAATGGAGTTGAATCTTCTAAGAGTTCTGCTCGATCATCGCATAATTTTATCAACCTAGATGATCACAGTTCTGATCTATCTAATGATGACGATGATTATATTGATCTTTGTTCTGAGGAGTTTATGGATGTTGATGAATACTCCATGTTGCAAGCTCACTTTGATAATGTGGATATTCCTTCTGGAATAGAAGCAccaatcccttggttttcagaTCCTCTGCAAACTAAGAAGCCAGTTACTGGAAGTAGTTCTGTACATACCAGGAGTCAAACAGAATCAGATGCTGTTGGTCCTCATGGGATCAAGTCATCTTCATCTTTACGGTTATCAGAGACTGGTCATTTCAGCAAAATGTCAATCCCTATGAGCAATTCAAGCTTGCATATCCACGTGGATGGAGCAAGTCACTCTCCTGGAATGCTTCCACACTCTGCCCAATATAAAAACAAGTCAGCGTCTTTTCAACATAAGGGGTCTGCTCCAAATCTTTCACTTGGAGTAGAATCCTCTAAATCTACGTGGTTAAAACCTTTCCAGCGCAAGAAAAAACCAGTTTCAAGTAGTTCAAGTAACTATAATTCTATTAGTCAATTGGATGCAATGAAGCTCCCTTCTGGAGTAGAGCCATCTTACTGGGGACAAAATGTTTCTGACACTGTAAAGAAACAAGGTGCagcaaataatttatatgcttCAAGTTTGCTTTTGCATACAGACACATTAAATTATGCTCCTGGAGTAATTTCTCAACCGCGGCTGTCAccttttgttaaccatactgcTCATTCAAGTTTTTTCCAACCGTTGAATTCTGCATACCATCCTCAAGATTCAGATATGTCATGGGGTGTGGATTATGTGCATGCTCAGAGGGATGCTGCTACTGTAGGTAGTTCAACAAACAATGTTCAAACTTTTTCTAGCATGGACAAAGATGAAATTCTACAGAGGTTTAGGCtttttaaacaatttgataCTGTGGAAGATCATTCGGATCATCACTATGCTGGCAAAGGTTCTTCAACTAAACAT CCATCAAAGAATTGGGCAAAGCGGATACAGGAGGAGTGGAGAATTCTAGAGAAGGATTTGCCTG ATACTATATTTGTGAGGGTTTATGAGTCAAGGATGGATCTCTTAAGAGCTGTGATTGTTGGAGCTGAGGGTACTCCCTACCATGATGGTCTCTTCTTCTTTGATGTTTTCTTCCCCAGTGGGTACCCCAATGTACCGCCG CAAGTCCACTACCATTCAGGTGGGCTTCGAATAAATCCAAATTTGTATAATTGTGGAAAAGTATGCCTCAGTCTGCTTAATACCTGGTCTGGCAACAAGAATGAGAAGTGGCTCCCTGGGGTATCAACCATGCTACAAGTTCTGGTCTCCATACAGGGTCTGATCTTGAATCCAAAACCCTTCTTTAATGAGCCTGGATATGCACGGATGAGTGGATCACCAAATGGTGAAATACAATCTCAGCAGTACAATGAAAATACATTTATTCTATCTCTGAAAACAATGGTGTACATAATCAGGAGACCTCCAAAG CATTTTGAGGAGCTCGTTATGGGGCATTTTTACAACCGTTCCCGCGATATTTTGGTGGCATGTAGAGCATATATGGATGGTGCTCAAGTAGGTTGTCTGGTGAAAGGTGGGGTTCAGGATGTTGATGAGGGCGACAAGAGCTGCTCAAAGACTTTCCAGAATTCTTTGCCTTCTGTTGTTCAAATGCTTATCAAAGAATTTTCTCAAATTGGAGCTCCTAAGGA
- the LOC107422454 gene encoding probable ubiquitin-conjugating enzyme E2 26 isoform X3, which translates to MEAIANNLFGTSIAEALGLNGVESSKSSARSSHNFINLDDHSSDLSNDDDDYIDLCSEEFMDVDEYSMLQAHFDNVDIPSGIEAPIPWFSDPLQTKKPVTGSSSVHTRSQTESDAVGPHGIKSSSSLRLSETGHFSKMSIPMSNSSLHIHVDGASHSPGMLPHSAQYKNKSASFQHKGSAPNLSLGVESSKSTWLKPFQRKKKPVSSSSSNYNSISQLDAMKLPSGVEPSYWGQNVSDTVKKQGAANNLYASSLLLHTDTLNYAPGVISQPRLSPFVNHTAHSSFFQPLNSAYHPQDSDMSWGVDYVHAQRDAATVGSSTNNVQTFSSMDKDEILQRFRLFKQFDTVEDHSDHHYAGKGSSTKHPSKNWAKRIQEEWRILEKDLPDTIFVRVYESRMDLLRAVIVGAEGTPYHDGLFFFDVFFPSGYPNVPPQVHYHSGGLRINPNLYNCGKVCLSLLNTWSGNKNEKWLPGVSTMLQVLVSIQGLILNPKPFFNEPGYARMSGSPNGEIQSQQYNENTFILSLKTMVYIIRRPPKHFEELVMGHFYNRSRDILVACRAYMDGAQVGCLVKGGVQDVDEGDKSCSKTFQNSLPSVVQMLIKEFSQIGAPKDCEGDKVSTPTVNGNEHTNNLSQVAT; encoded by the exons ATG GAAGCTATTGCCAACAATTTATTTGGAACCTCTATTGCGGAAGCACTTGGATTAAATGGAGTTGAATCTTCTAAGAGTTCTGCTCGATCATCGCATAATTTTATCAACCTAGATGATCACAGTTCTGATCTATCTAATGATGACGATGATTATATTGATCTTTGTTCTGAGGAGTTTATGGATGTTGATGAATACTCCATGTTGCAAGCTCACTTTGATAATGTGGATATTCCTTCTGGAATAGAAGCAccaatcccttggttttcagaTCCTCTGCAAACTAAGAAGCCAGTTACTGGAAGTAGTTCTGTACATACCAGGAGTCAAACAGAATCAGATGCTGTTGGTCCTCATGGGATCAAGTCATCTTCATCTTTACGGTTATCAGAGACTGGTCATTTCAGCAAAATGTCAATCCCTATGAGCAATTCAAGCTTGCATATCCACGTGGATGGAGCAAGTCACTCTCCTGGAATGCTTCCACACTCTGCCCAATATAAAAACAAGTCAGCGTCTTTTCAACATAAGGGGTCTGCTCCAAATCTTTCACTTGGAGTAGAATCCTCTAAATCTACGTGGTTAAAACCTTTCCAGCGCAAGAAAAAACCAGTTTCAAGTAGTTCAAGTAACTATAATTCTATTAGTCAATTGGATGCAATGAAGCTCCCTTCTGGAGTAGAGCCATCTTACTGGGGACAAAATGTTTCTGACACTGTAAAGAAACAAGGTGCagcaaataatttatatgcttCAAGTTTGCTTTTGCATACAGACACATTAAATTATGCTCCTGGAGTAATTTCTCAACCGCGGCTGTCAccttttgttaaccatactgcTCATTCAAGTTTTTTCCAACCGTTGAATTCTGCATACCATCCTCAAGATTCAGATATGTCATGGGGTGTGGATTATGTGCATGCTCAGAGGGATGCTGCTACTGTAGGTAGTTCAACAAACAATGTTCAAACTTTTTCTAGCATGGACAAAGATGAAATTCTACAGAGGTTTAGGCtttttaaacaatttgataCTGTGGAAGATCATTCGGATCATCACTATGCTGGCAAAGGTTCTTCAACTAAACAT CCATCAAAGAATTGGGCAAAGCGGATACAGGAGGAGTGGAGAATTCTAGAGAAGGATTTGCCTG ATACTATATTTGTGAGGGTTTATGAGTCAAGGATGGATCTCTTAAGAGCTGTGATTGTTGGAGCTGAGGGTACTCCCTACCATGATGGTCTCTTCTTCTTTGATGTTTTCTTCCCCAGTGGGTACCCCAATGTACCGCCG CAAGTCCACTACCATTCAGGTGGGCTTCGAATAAATCCAAATTTGTATAATTGTGGAAAAGTATGCCTCAGTCTGCTTAATACCTGGTCTGGCAACAAGAATGAGAAGTGGCTCCCTGGGGTATCAACCATGCTACAAGTTCTGGTCTCCATACAGGGTCTGATCTTGAATCCAAAACCCTTCTTTAATGAGCCTGGATATGCACGGATGAGTGGATCACCAAATGGTGAAATACAATCTCAGCAGTACAATGAAAATACATTTATTCTATCTCTGAAAACAATGGTGTACATAATCAGGAGACCTCCAAAG CATTTTGAGGAGCTCGTTATGGGGCATTTTTACAACCGTTCCCGCGATATTTTGGTGGCATGTAGAGCATATATGGATGGTGCTCAAGTAGGTTGTCTGGTGAAAGGTGGGGTTCAGGATGTTGATGAGGGCGACAAGAGCTGCTCAAAGACTTTCCAGAATTCTTTGCCTTCTGTTGTTCAAATGCTTATCAAAGAATTTTCTCAAATTGGAGCTCCTAAGGA